In Thermodesulforhabdus norvegica, a single window of DNA contains:
- a CDS encoding tripartite tricarboxylate transporter substrate binding protein, with translation MKRLAVLSVMAAFFMVLGTGKGAMAWPDNPITIYVGWSAGGSSDVTTRAVAAEMEKKLGTRILVTNVTGALGAIGGTRVAKAPADGYLWFGGAAVLGTWPVMGSSDVSWNDFYAFLSVVFPTTIYVKSDAPWKTLDDLINDIKSKPEGTFKFGSPGPGSNGAIFAGLLLDAAGVGGKVQPVPYKGGREAGRYLLSGDVQFVSVTMGDLADWAAAGRIRPLANLYNKDVTFEGITFPAVTKKYPELEPYMAINPYFGVYLNRATPDDIIIKVAEAFAWAVKQPGFQRIAVKERAGVLAPLMGVASDQQMSKIESARCWALHSLGIAKKDPKEFGIPKITEWKWPPHDRAKNLKPWPQKVEEIYAELAKELGM, from the coding sequence ATGAAGAGACTGGCGGTGTTGTCTGTTATGGCGGCCTTTTTTATGGTTCTGGGTACCGGTAAAGGAGCCATGGCTTGGCCGGATAACCCGATTACCATCTACGTTGGATGGTCGGCAGGGGGATCGTCCGATGTTACAACCAGAGCCGTTGCTGCCGAAATGGAAAAAAAGCTTGGAACCCGCATACTTGTCACAAATGTTACGGGGGCTCTTGGGGCAATTGGAGGTACCAGGGTTGCCAAGGCTCCTGCGGACGGCTACCTGTGGTTCGGTGGAGCTGCCGTCCTGGGAACCTGGCCGGTTATGGGATCAAGTGATGTTTCCTGGAACGACTTTTATGCCTTTTTGAGCGTCGTGTTTCCCACGACGATTTACGTTAAATCCGATGCGCCCTGGAAAACCCTGGACGACCTTATTAACGACATAAAATCAAAACCCGAAGGCACCTTCAAATTCGGATCACCCGGTCCCGGAAGCAACGGGGCGATCTTTGCGGGGCTTTTGCTGGATGCCGCCGGTGTCGGGGGAAAGGTTCAGCCGGTTCCTTACAAGGGCGGCCGGGAAGCCGGCAGGTATCTCCTCTCGGGTGATGTCCAGTTTGTTTCCGTGACAATGGGAGATCTGGCCGATTGGGCAGCCGCAGGCCGTATTCGACCTCTTGCGAACCTCTACAACAAAGACGTGACCTTTGAGGGCATAACTTTTCCCGCCGTAACCAAGAAATATCCAGAGCTTGAACCCTACATGGCAATTAATCCCTACTTCGGAGTTTATCTAAACCGGGCAACCCCTGACGATATTATCATAAAAGTCGCCGAAGCCTTTGCGTGGGCGGTCAAGCAACCCGGATTTCAGAGGATTGCGGTAAAGGAACGGGCCGGTGTTCTTGCGCCCTTAATGGGTGTGGCTTCTGACCAGCAGATGTCGAAGATTGAGTCCGCCCGCTGCTGGGCTCTCCACAGCCTGGGCATTGCCAAAAAAGATCCCAAAGAATTCGGTATCCCCAAAATTACCGAATGGAAGTGGCCTCCCCACGATCGGGCAAAGAATCTTAAACCATGGCCCCAGAAGGTTGAGGAAATTTACGCCGAACTGGCCAAAGAACTCGGTATGTAG
- a CDS encoding aspartate/glutamate racemase family protein: MKRVAAIHTAFFVAQMFKGRFEKSFPNLSFFHMVDESLLNELLSEGRLTSGVKRRLCNMAFNAKDAGADLIVFTCSSTSPAVDVVRELLDIPVLKIDDPMAEKAVKLGRRIGVICSAVTAGEAAKLLLRGHSERLSKPVDIKIALVTDAFSAIQRGDRELHDELITKEALKLSSDVDVLVLAQLSMSHLGAKLDQMVCVPVLNSLDACMEHLSQFFASDDPGEKAV; the protein is encoded by the coding sequence ATGAAACGAGTTGCGGCAATACATACGGCCTTCTTTGTAGCTCAGATGTTTAAGGGGAGGTTTGAAAAGAGTTTTCCGAACCTCTCCTTTTTCCACATGGTTGATGAAAGTCTCCTAAATGAGCTCCTTTCTGAAGGAAGGTTGACTTCCGGGGTTAAGCGCAGGTTGTGCAATATGGCATTTAACGCAAAGGATGCCGGTGCGGATCTGATCGTTTTTACCTGTTCGTCAACTTCTCCTGCTGTTGATGTGGTAAGAGAGTTGCTCGATATTCCTGTTTTAAAAATCGACGATCCAATGGCCGAGAAAGCAGTTAAGCTGGGGAGGCGGATCGGTGTCATTTGTAGTGCTGTTACAGCTGGCGAAGCGGCAAAATTATTGTTGCGGGGCCATTCAGAGCGCCTGAGCAAACCGGTGGATATTAAGATTGCTCTTGTTACCGACGCATTTTCGGCAATCCAGCGTGGCGACAGGGAACTTCACGATGAGCTGATAACGAAAGAAGCTTTAAAGCTCAGTAGCGATGTTGATGTCTTAGTGCTGGCCCAGTTGTCCATGTCTCATCTTGGGGCGAAATTGGATCAGATGGTTTGCGTACCGGTCCTTAACAGCTTGGATGCCTGTATGGAGCATCTTTCGCAGTTTTTTGCGTCTGATGACCCAGGGGAAAAAGCTGTGTAA
- a CDS encoding maleate cis-trans isomerase family protein, whose product MRRYARTFEAPYGYRARVGLIVVGPNLNPTHEIARMLPDYVEVRETRIHMEPVVTVEECMKLSEPLGQAARVLAEGLCSPILGNRSAIAFACTAGSLVGGPGWDRREIEMMETATADFPCYKASIGGQGKGIPCTTTATAAEEAMKFMGFKKIVITGPYIDEINAKFKAFYENSGFEVLKVTGLGIRDLYEMGATKPSDAYRAALEAVVPEADGIFIACTNFRCSDVIEQIEHDTGKPVVTANQATAWHLMKLLGINDVVEGYGQLLRKVPRV is encoded by the coding sequence ATGAGAAGGTATGCAAGGACATTTGAAGCTCCCTACGGTTATCGAGCAAGAGTAGGTCTTATTGTCGTCGGACCCAATCTGAATCCCACTCATGAGATCGCACGAATGCTTCCCGACTACGTGGAAGTAAGGGAGACGAGAATTCACATGGAACCTGTTGTGACGGTAGAAGAATGCATGAAGTTGAGCGAACCTCTGGGACAAGCTGCCAGGGTTTTAGCCGAAGGACTCTGTTCTCCGATCTTGGGTAACCGATCTGCCATCGCCTTTGCGTGTACTGCCGGGTCTCTTGTCGGTGGTCCTGGATGGGACAGGAGAGAAATAGAGATGATGGAGACGGCTACTGCCGATTTTCCCTGCTATAAGGCATCCATAGGCGGACAGGGCAAAGGCATTCCCTGTACCACTACGGCCACGGCTGCCGAGGAAGCCATGAAGTTTATGGGCTTCAAAAAGATAGTTATTACAGGACCTTATATTGATGAGATTAATGCAAAGTTTAAAGCGTTCTACGAAAATTCGGGCTTTGAGGTTTTAAAGGTAACTGGCCTTGGTATTCGCGATCTTTATGAGATGGGTGCAACAAAGCCCTCGGATGCCTATAGAGCGGCTCTGGAGGCCGTAGTCCCCGAGGCTGATGGAATTTTCATCGCCTGCACCAATTTCCGGTGTAGTGACGTTATCGAACAGATTGAGCATGATACCGGTAAGCCGGTTGTGACGGCCAATCAGGCAACGGCCTGGCATCTCATGAAACTTCTGGGAATAAACGACGTTGTGGAAGGATACGGCCAGCTACTCAGGAAGGTACCCCGGGTCTAA
- a CDS encoding TRAP transporter large permease: MNTLILLVVFAVMVCMNVPVAVCLGMAALVFLLVTPDYSISVIPTLIFGGIDSFPLMAIPFFIMAGDMMRRSGVLPGLVALADSLVGHLRGGLAYVNIVSSMFFSGVTGVAVADTAAIGTMLIPPMIQQGYRPAFCAAVTAASSMMGPIIPPSVAMIIYANVFGGGISVAKLFLLGIVPGCLLGFGMMILVFAFARWFGVPPVSTGRSFSLERVFRQLWKALPGLMVPVIILGGIIGGVFTPTEAGAIAVAYAMLVGILTGNLSLRDVADSLVESCKISSVVYLLLATAKLVSFILASQQIPQLVAEAFLSWTASPYIFLLLTVLFLLSLGFVMEAVATMIMLVPVLGPAALSYGIDPHIFGLVVVMTVQAALITPPVALGLFIACPIAKCKIEEATKYIWPFLVLMFSVIMLVGCVPGITLWLVDLFGI; the protein is encoded by the coding sequence ATGAACACTTTGATTCTCCTTGTAGTCTTTGCCGTTATGGTTTGCATGAATGTTCCCGTGGCGGTGTGTCTGGGGATGGCGGCGCTGGTTTTTCTGCTTGTAACCCCGGACTATTCGATCTCTGTAATTCCTACCTTGATTTTCGGAGGCATAGATTCTTTTCCTCTTATGGCGATACCTTTCTTCATCATGGCCGGTGACATGATGCGGAGATCGGGTGTGTTACCCGGTCTTGTTGCACTGGCCGATAGCCTTGTCGGGCATCTTAGGGGCGGACTTGCTTATGTAAACATAGTTTCTTCCATGTTTTTTTCGGGAGTTACAGGGGTAGCAGTAGCTGATACTGCAGCCATTGGAACGATGCTTATCCCACCGATGATACAGCAGGGATACAGACCGGCTTTCTGTGCTGCCGTAACGGCGGCATCATCGATGATGGGTCCCATCATACCGCCCTCTGTAGCTATGATCATATATGCCAATGTTTTTGGTGGGGGCATTTCCGTTGCCAAGCTTTTTTTACTGGGGATTGTTCCGGGATGTCTGCTTGGTTTTGGGATGATGATTCTTGTGTTTGCTTTTGCCAGATGGTTCGGCGTGCCGCCTGTGTCGACGGGTCGGAGTTTTTCGTTGGAGCGGGTGTTTCGGCAACTGTGGAAAGCACTCCCGGGTCTTATGGTACCTGTGATCATTCTTGGCGGGATCATAGGGGGTGTCTTCACACCGACCGAGGCCGGGGCGATTGCTGTGGCCTATGCGATGCTGGTGGGTATTTTAACAGGAAATCTCTCTCTGAGGGATGTTGCAGATAGCCTTGTTGAAAGCTGCAAGATATCGTCGGTGGTGTACCTGTTACTCGCAACTGCCAAGCTGGTGTCGTTCATTCTGGCAAGCCAACAGATACCTCAGCTTGTTGCAGAAGCTTTCCTCAGCTGGACCGCTTCTCCGTACATTTTTCTGCTGTTGACGGTCCTGTTTTTATTATCTCTGGGATTTGTTATGGAAGCAGTGGCAACAATGATCATGCTTGTGCCTGTTTTAGGCCCCGCTGCATTATCGTATGGCATAGATCCTCATATATTCGGCCTTGTCGTAGTAATGACTGTACAGGCAGCTCTCATAACTCCGCCTGTAGCACTTGGGTTGTTTATTGCATGCCCAATAGCAAAGTGCAAAATTGAAGAAGCAACTAAATATATATGGCCGTTTTTAGTATTGATGTTTTCCGTGATAATGCTCGTTGGATGTGTGCCTGGCATTACATTATGGCTTGTTGATCTATTTGGTATTTAG
- a CDS encoding TRAP transporter small permease, whose product MLSNVLKMVEKVIYIFLSLISFFIIAMVTCDVILRKFFGRSLIITEELARYLMVWLVFMGSCLAIKDDSHISIELLTKKLSSRSRCYVNILVHLIFIIFLIFLGVETLGLLPKQRYQTCITFDVSMFYFYLAMPVGCALMILFLISRITNELSALRKGGYTDKIQGA is encoded by the coding sequence ATGTTAAGCAATGTGCTGAAGATGGTAGAAAAAGTTATATATATCTTCTTATCTCTGATCTCATTCTTTATAATTGCAATGGTTACTTGCGATGTAATATTGAGAAAGTTCTTTGGAAGAAGTCTTATTATAACAGAAGAACTTGCACGATACCTGATGGTATGGCTGGTTTTTATGGGTAGTTGCCTTGCTATAAAAGATGATTCGCATATCAGTATAGAGTTGTTAACCAAGAAACTCAGTTCTAGAAGTAGATGTTATGTAAATATACTTGTACATCTCATATTTATAATCTTTCTGATATTTTTAGGTGTTGAAACGCTTGGTTTGCTGCCAAAACAGCGATACCAAACTTGCATTACTTTTGATGTGAGTATGTTCTATTTCTACCTTGCGATGCCTGTAGGCTGTGCTCTTATGATTCTGTTTTTAATTAGTCGCATAACAAACGAATTATCTGCATTGCGGAAAGGTGGTTATACCGACAAAATCCAGGGAGCATGA
- a CDS encoding TRAP transporter substrate-binding protein, with translation MVKRLVAIIVPICMLTILLITGGRGQCAEFTLKFANPVPKDHSWGKGAEYFAEAVAEVTNGRVEVKVYHSGTLGKIRETIEMAKNGSVDFVLAGVGHYTAYIPELGIVLLPYLWKDGQTMFQVLDGPIGAKFNELANAQGLEITGWWDNGFRHVSNNRGPIVKPEDIRGLKIRTLPTKVHIEFFKKLGCVPVPIGWTELYQALQQGVVDAQENPPAMVYMGKLHEVQKYYSLTSHVNEPGMVVMSQITYKRLPPELQLAVKVAAQKASLWQRKENEKDNKEVMEKLISEGLKVNEVPADTITYFRNVAFTVYGEVVDKLNPEFKRIVDMLKWYNR, from the coding sequence ATGGTCAAGAGGCTCGTGGCAATAATAGTGCCGATCTGTATGTTAACAATTTTGTTGATAACTGGTGGACGGGGTCAGTGTGCGGAGTTTACCCTGAAATTCGCCAACCCCGTTCCGAAGGATCACTCCTGGGGTAAAGGTGCTGAGTATTTTGCAGAGGCCGTTGCCGAAGTGACCAACGGCCGGGTGGAAGTCAAAGTATATCACTCCGGTACACTTGGAAAAATCCGTGAAACCATTGAAATGGCCAAAAACGGATCCGTCGATTTCGTATTGGCCGGAGTCGGCCACTATACAGCTTACATTCCTGAATTGGGCATTGTTCTTTTGCCCTATCTCTGGAAAGACGGACAGACAATGTTTCAGGTTCTTGATGGACCTATAGGGGCAAAATTTAACGAGCTTGCAAACGCTCAGGGTCTTGAGATCACAGGCTGGTGGGACAACGGCTTCCGCCATGTAAGTAATAACCGTGGGCCCATTGTAAAACCGGAAGACATAAGGGGACTGAAAATCAGAACCCTTCCTACCAAAGTCCACATAGAATTCTTCAAAAAGCTTGGATGCGTACCGGTGCCGATAGGCTGGACCGAACTCTACCAGGCCTTACAGCAAGGCGTGGTCGATGCTCAGGAAAACCCCCCTGCCATGGTCTATATGGGAAAACTTCATGAGGTGCAGAAGTACTACTCTCTAACTTCTCACGTTAACGAACCCGGAATGGTTGTCATGAGCCAGATTACTTATAAGCGGCTACCTCCTGAACTACAACTCGCCGTCAAAGTTGCAGCACAGAAGGCCTCTTTATGGCAGCGTAAGGAAAACGAGAAAGATAATAAAGAAGTTATGGAAAAGTTAATATCCGAAGGATTGAAGGTTAACGAAGTCCCTGCGGACACTATTACATATTTCAGAAATGTTGCCTTTACAGTTTACGGAGAAGTTGTAGATAAGCTCAACCCTGAGTTTAAGAGAATTGTTGATATGCTTAAATGGTATAATAGATAA
- a CDS encoding MBL fold metallo-hydrolase, whose amino-acid sequence MRVWGSDIFGKEWEDFWILLPGVPARTDRGFLGFCSVCLFRLQGELCLFDTGSYADRSLLLQQLGELRIDPIDIKYLMLSHLHYDHCLNLSLFPRAAVFLSRKDFVYARRVLAGEVVDSAVADNAVELLDRRDCTFVDEEMDLFGEVSLKVFPGHTPGGLVAVLRRNVRVALCGDVVKNACELVNRKPSMVTTDYDVAVRSMEKLLEVADHFIPGHDSPFSCRDGEIVLLSEMSIKISADLDLSKRTPLSMELRRGINYGIAFSFSL is encoded by the coding sequence ATGCGGGTTTGGGGGAGTGATATCTTTGGCAAAGAATGGGAGGATTTCTGGATACTTCTGCCGGGTGTGCCTGCGAGAACCGATCGGGGGTTTCTCGGTTTTTGCTCGGTGTGCCTTTTTCGGCTTCAAGGGGAACTCTGTCTTTTTGATACCGGCTCTTATGCTGATAGATCGCTTCTACTTCAGCAGCTTGGCGAGCTAAGGATAGACCCCATTGACATAAAATACCTTATGCTTTCCCATTTGCACTATGATCATTGTCTAAATCTCTCACTCTTCCCCAGAGCTGCCGTTTTCCTTTCAAGGAAAGATTTTGTCTATGCCAGGAGAGTATTGGCAGGAGAAGTTGTGGACAGCGCCGTGGCAGATAACGCTGTTGAGTTACTTGATCGGAGGGACTGCACTTTCGTTGATGAAGAGATGGATCTTTTCGGAGAGGTCAGTTTGAAGGTGTTTCCCGGTCATACTCCCGGTGGCCTGGTTGCGGTTCTCAGAAGGAATGTTCGGGTTGCTCTGTGCGGTGATGTGGTAAAGAACGCATGCGAACTGGTAAACCGTAAACCTTCCATGGTGACCACGGATTACGATGTGGCAGTGCGCTCAATGGAAAAGCTTTTAGAGGTTGCCGACCATTTCATTCCGGGGCACGACAGTCCCTTTTCCTGTAGAGATGGTGAAATTGTTTTGTTGTCCGAGATGAGCATCAAAATCAGCGCAGATCTGGACTTATCAAAGAGAACCCCGTTGAGTATGGAGCTTCGCAGGGGAATTAACTACGGTATCGCCTTCAGTTTCTCGCTGTAG
- a CDS encoding FAD-dependent oxidoreductase yields the protein MAVLQDPVKLGNMELINRTVMAPMVPNMATEDGKVTEEYLNFYLARARNMVGYIVLGGVYVLEEGKGFKFQLGIDRDDKCEGLERLTESITPWTRIGVQLSYKGVGRAPQTYTLGELRDIRKAFAGAAGRARRCGFDAVELHGCHEYLINYFLSPVFNRRVDSYGGDIKNRMRLLIEILQEIKEATGNDLTIGVRLSVDDFVDNGLGAADILEVVSRLEELGVSYISASGGIGITQYRMSPPSDIPRGSLLSLARLVRSYSRLPVIGVGRLDRPEAFRSAVEDGYADLAAVARALIADHQYVKKVLAGETEEIRPCIACNHCLAYLHENRPIKCTVNPRLGRDLGEPSRLDKSKRILVIGGGPAGLTAATVAAKRGASVTLVEKQSCPGGLVRVASIPPGKDPLVDFIAYLEKKAREAGVKMLLGKEVGPRNLVVEGNTDRWDAIIVASGGKPILPGFAVNNPRVRMAEDVLLGSSIPEGRYLVVGAGMVGLETADFLVSKGRSVTVVDMLPRTGRGLPGIRHRLIHDRLVRGGAVILTRAKVTKIDERGAVFAEMAGREIELGVFDQIVIAVGYSPGDSEWKRVQLGIPVYLIGDVVEPRGILEAVAEGWEVASALK from the coding sequence GTGGCCGTCCTGCAGGATCCTGTTAAATTAGGCAATATGGAACTTATCAATCGCACCGTTATGGCCCCCATGGTTCCCAATATGGCCACCGAGGACGGAAAGGTTACAGAGGAATATTTGAATTTTTATCTGGCTCGTGCCCGCAACATGGTGGGCTACATTGTACTGGGTGGAGTTTATGTCCTTGAAGAAGGCAAGGGATTTAAATTTCAACTGGGCATTGATCGGGATGACAAGTGTGAAGGTCTCGAAAGACTGACCGAATCCATTACGCCCTGGACAAGGATTGGCGTTCAGCTTAGCTACAAAGGCGTGGGTCGTGCCCCTCAAACGTACACTCTCGGCGAACTCCGGGATATAAGAAAAGCCTTTGCCGGTGCAGCCGGGCGTGCCAGAAGATGTGGCTTCGATGCCGTCGAACTCCACGGATGCCACGAATACCTTATAAACTACTTTCTTTCCCCGGTTTTTAACAGGCGCGTTGATTCCTACGGCGGCGATATCAAAAACAGGATGCGGCTTCTAATTGAGATTCTTCAAGAAATAAAGGAGGCTACGGGCAACGATTTGACCATTGGTGTGAGATTGAGTGTTGACGATTTTGTTGATAACGGCCTGGGGGCGGCCGATATTCTGGAGGTAGTTAGCCGGCTGGAAGAACTGGGTGTATCCTATATAAGCGCTTCGGGCGGGATTGGTATTACTCAGTACCGGATGTCTCCTCCCTCCGACATACCGAGAGGATCGCTTCTGAGCCTGGCAAGGCTTGTCAGGTCCTACAGCAGATTACCCGTCATAGGCGTTGGACGGCTGGATAGGCCTGAGGCCTTTCGGTCCGCCGTTGAGGACGGCTATGCCGATCTTGCGGCCGTAGCCAGAGCACTGATAGCAGACCATCAGTATGTAAAGAAGGTGCTGGCGGGAGAGACGGAGGAAATTCGACCCTGCATAGCCTGCAACCACTGCCTGGCTTATCTTCATGAAAACAGACCCATAAAGTGTACGGTGAATCCTCGTTTGGGAAGAGATCTGGGGGAGCCGTCGCGGTTGGATAAGAGCAAAAGGATACTCGTTATAGGTGGCGGTCCGGCGGGTTTGACTGCTGCAACGGTTGCGGCCAAAAGGGGGGCTTCCGTAACCCTTGTGGAAAAGCAAAGTTGCCCAGGAGGGCTGGTAAGAGTTGCAAGCATTCCTCCGGGAAAGGATCCCCTGGTGGATTTCATCGCTTATCTTGAGAAGAAGGCCCGGGAGGCAGGAGTGAAAATGCTTCTCGGAAAAGAGGTCGGGCCCAGAAACCTGGTGGTTGAAGGTAATACGGATAGGTGGGATGCCATCATTGTGGCTTCGGGAGGGAAGCCGATACTTCCCGGGTTTGCCGTCAATAACCCCAGAGTCAGGATGGCGGAAGACGTACTTCTCGGCTCCTCTATTCCGGAGGGACGATACCTTGTGGTCGGGGCGGGAATGGTTGGGCTGGAGACTGCCGATTTCCTGGTAAGCAAAGGTCGATCTGTTACTGTCGTGGATATGCTACCCAGGACGGGCCGCGGGCTTCCGGGAATACGGCACAGGCTTATCCACGATCGCCTTGTCAGAGGTGGAGCGGTAATTTTGACCAGGGCAAAGGTAACGAAAATAGATGAAAGAGGTGCCGTTTTTGCCGAAATGGCCGGCCGTGAGATTGAGCTGGGTGTTTTTGATCAAATTGTTATAGCCGTGGGGTATAGTCCAGGGGACTCCGAATGGAAAAGAGTTCAGCTGGGTATCCCGGTGTACCTGATCGGGGATGTGGTGGAGCCCAGGGGTATTCTGGAAGCCGTGGCAGAAGGCTGGGAGGTCGCCTCTGCCCTTAAATAG
- a CDS encoding 2-oxoacid:acceptor oxidoreductase family protein, whose protein sequence is MSRVEITIAGLGGQGSILAGVIIGKAAVIYDGKFAVQTQAYSSELRGGFAAAWVVVDDNPVVFPRVTRPDVLIAQAQDSINRFAHTLAPEGMLIYDSDMVQNIPDSVVKNRFGVAATSSAREKFGSPVVANMILLGLFSRVKPILSSEALEKAIRESVPPRKTEVNLEAFRYGSSLA, encoded by the coding sequence ATGAGCCGTGTTGAGATTACAATTGCCGGCCTTGGGGGTCAGGGGTCCATTCTGGCAGGTGTAATCATAGGTAAGGCTGCGGTGATATATGACGGTAAGTTTGCCGTGCAGACCCAGGCGTACTCCTCCGAATTAAGAGGGGGCTTTGCAGCGGCCTGGGTTGTTGTGGACGACAATCCGGTGGTTTTTCCCAGGGTGACCCGACCCGACGTTCTCATTGCCCAGGCTCAAGACTCGATAAATCGCTTCGCCCATACGCTGGCTCCGGAGGGCATGCTGATTTACGATTCCGATATGGTTCAAAACATACCCGATTCTGTGGTCAAGAACAGGTTTGGTGTTGCTGCCACGTCTTCGGCTCGAGAAAAATTCGGCAGCCCTGTGGTCGCCAACATGATCCTTCTCGGTTTATTTTCGAGGGTTAAGCCCATTCTGAGTAGTGAGGCTCTTGAGAAGGCAATTCGTGAGTCCGTTCCGCCCAGGAAAACGGAAGTTAACCTGGAAGCCTTCAGGTATGGATCTTCTCTTGCTTGA
- a CDS encoding thiamine pyrophosphate-dependent enzyme: MVEAFHPLKKYIRPHVKKTTFCPGCGNGIVAQAILRAIDDLGLDIDDFVFVSGIGCSAWIPSPLFNADTLHTTHGRPVAYATGVKLALPEKNVMVVSGDGDLASIGGNHLIHAARRNLGIIVIMINNSIYGMTGGQAGPTSPHGLRTVTSPYGTLEYPFDIAPLVAAAGAPYVARWTTLQVRPLTRSIKKALQRRSFSFIEVISQCPVQFGRASGLGRVTSILDYYKKNSVRIDKASRLSPEEMKQKIVIGEFVDEEKPELTEQWQILWERLKKEKSQ; this comes from the coding sequence ATGGTGGAAGCCTTTCACCCTTTGAAAAAGTACATTAGACCGCATGTCAAAAAGACGACCTTTTGCCCCGGCTGTGGAAATGGGATCGTAGCGCAGGCAATTCTCCGGGCCATTGATGATCTCGGCCTTGACATCGACGACTTTGTCTTTGTCTCGGGTATTGGTTGTTCCGCCTGGATTCCGAGTCCCCTGTTCAACGCGGATACCTTACATACGACTCACGGGCGCCCTGTCGCTTACGCCACAGGTGTCAAGCTGGCTCTCCCCGAAAAAAATGTCATGGTTGTGAGTGGAGACGGGGATCTGGCATCCATAGGTGGAAATCATCTGATCCACGCGGCCAGGCGTAACCTGGGGATTATAGTAATAATGATAAACAACAGTATCTACGGCATGACCGGCGGTCAGGCCGGTCCGACCTCACCTCATGGCCTCAGAACTGTTACATCACCCTACGGAACGCTGGAATATCCCTTTGATATTGCGCCACTTGTGGCCGCAGCTGGAGCCCCTTACGTGGCGCGATGGACTACCTTGCAGGTAAGGCCGCTTACCCGCTCGATCAAGAAGGCATTGCAGCGGAGGAGCTTCAGCTTCATTGAAGTCATAAGTCAGTGCCCCGTTCAATTCGGGCGTGCCAGCGGCCTGGGCAGGGTAACATCCATCCTGGATTATTACAAAAAGAACAGCGTACGCATCGACAAAGCGAGCAGGCTGTCTCCCGAGGAGATGAAGCAGAAGATTGTGATCGGAGAATTTGTGGACGAGGAGAAGCCGGAGCTTACGGAGCAGTGGCAGATCCTGTGGGAAAGGTTAAAAAAGGAGAAATCGCAATGA
- a CDS encoding 2-oxoacid:acceptor oxidoreductase subunit alpha has translation MNRVLTGTYFEMGNWTCAEGALAAGCSFCAAYPITPASEIANRLARRLPEVGGVFIQMEDEIGAVCAAIGASWAGKKAMTVTSGPGISLMQENIGYAASTEAPLVIVDVQRLGPSTGVPSVGVAGDMVQVARGSHGDYQIIALAPESPQEMFDLTIHAFNLAERYRVPVFVMADAFVGHMRERVRIPDEKEIKIWNRKVASKAGSVLERRDFLDIDVAPMPVFGLGLKAHVTGSCHDEHGMRNLSDPEVMHRYVMNPIKKIITKIKDITMVEDLSENSPVVLLSYGSVARSAKATAVLARQRGMKLGVFRLITCWPFPEEEIVKLSQRCDEIVVLENNSGQMYPYIRAVAASNCRVRFIEPEIIGQIHSPEYILSKLGSF, from the coding sequence ATGAATAGGGTTCTGACCGGTACTTATTTTGAAATGGGAAACTGGACCTGTGCAGAAGGCGCCCTGGCTGCGGGATGTTCTTTTTGCGCTGCCTATCCCATTACGCCTGCCAGTGAGATAGCCAACCGGCTTGCCCGGCGGCTACCCGAAGTGGGAGGTGTTTTTATTCAGATGGAAGACGAAATCGGTGCAGTATGTGCCGCCATTGGAGCCTCCTGGGCCGGCAAAAAGGCTATGACGGTAACATCAGGCCCCGGAATCAGTCTAATGCAGGAAAATATCGGATATGCAGCATCAACAGAAGCACCGCTCGTTATAGTGGATGTGCAGAGGCTCGGTCCCTCTACAGGCGTCCCCTCCGTGGGGGTTGCAGGGGATATGGTTCAGGTAGCCCGGGGTTCTCATGGCGATTACCAGATCATAGCACTGGCTCCGGAAAGCCCTCAGGAGATGTTTGACCTCACGATTCATGCTTTCAATCTGGCAGAACGTTACCGTGTTCCCGTCTTTGTAATGGCCGACGCCTTTGTGGGCCATATGAGGGAGAGGGTTCGTATTCCCGATGAAAAAGAAATAAAGATATGGAACAGAAAAGTTGCCTCAAAAGCCGGCAGTGTGCTGGAAAGGCGGGATTTTCTGGATATCGACGTTGCGCCCATGCCGGTTTTCGGACTAGGTCTTAAAGCCCACGTAACGGGATCGTGCCACGACGAACACGGAATGAGAAATCTCTCCGATCCCGAGGTGATGCACCGATATGTGATGAATCCCATAAAGAAAATAATCACTAAAATCAAGGATATAACGATGGTGGAGGATCTCTCGGAAAACAGCCCCGTGGTTCTTCTTTCCTACGGCAGTGTTGCCCGTTCTGCAAAAGCAACGGCCGTGCTTGCCCGTCAGAGGGGCATGAAGCTGGGGGTCTTTCGCCTCATAACATGCTGGCCTTTTCCCGAAGAGGAGATTGTTAAGCTGTCTCAACGATGTGATGAGATCGTCGTTTTGGAAAACAACTCCGGACAGATGTACCCTTATATCAGAGCAGTGGCAGCCTCGAATTGCAGGGTAAGGTTTATAGAACCTGAGATTATCGGTCAGATTCACAGTCCCGAATACATTCTTTCAAAACTTGGGAGTTTTTGA